One window of Desulfuromonadales bacterium genomic DNA carries:
- the tadA gene encoding tRNA adenosine(34) deaminase TadA, with the protein MSLADIQDRGFMQQALVEAETAARLGEVPVGAVVVRGGEVVGRGYNLREASNDPTTHAEMIAIRQAAATLDSWRLLECTLYVTLEPCVMCMGAIILARIPRLVFACRDPRAGAVGSIYDFSRDERFNHRVEVTEGVLANECSELLSGFFQSLRARKKAQN; encoded by the coding sequence GTGAGTCTTGCCGATATTCAGGACAGGGGCTTCATGCAGCAGGCCCTGGTGGAAGCCGAAACCGCAGCACGGCTGGGTGAGGTTCCTGTCGGGGCCGTTGTCGTCCGGGGGGGCGAGGTTGTCGGCCGCGGTTACAATCTGCGGGAAGCGAGCAACGATCCGACCACCCATGCCGAAATGATTGCCATCCGGCAGGCTGCTGCGACGCTCGACTCCTGGCGGTTGCTCGAATGTACGCTCTACGTGACTCTCGAGCCCTGCGTCATGTGCATGGGGGCGATCATCCTGGCCCGGATTCCGCGCCTGGTTTTCGCCTGTCGCGACCCGCGGGCCGGGGCGGTCGGCTCCATCTACGACTTCTCCCGTGACGAGCGGTTCAATCACCGGGTCGAGGTCACGGAAGGGGTGCTCGCCAATGAGTGCTCCGAACTGCTGAGCGGTTTCTTCCAGTCGCTGCGTGCCCGGAAAAAAGCTCAAAATTAA
- a CDS encoding DUF2155 domain-containing protein, which produces MPGPTRFALLLLVAALTAVVGCGKQEEKPSKEVAPAAVPPARKSEARVVVPGEVQGKWAAVKIAVLDKDHNKEQVYTIEIGSELALPDSGLVLKVRNFLPAFIMDGTTMTSASNETRNPAAQIVISEGKAEVFKGWLFSLYPGTHAFQHPRYSFTLVDFVPAIAKKD; this is translated from the coding sequence ATGCCCGGACCGACACGGTTTGCTCTCCTTTTGCTGGTTGCCGCGTTGACTGCAGTCGTCGGTTGCGGCAAACAGGAGGAAAAGCCGAGCAAGGAGGTCGCGCCGGCGGCCGTGCCGCCTGCCCGGAAGTCTGAGGCGCGGGTGGTTGTTCCCGGCGAGGTTCAGGGAAAGTGGGCGGCAGTCAAGATTGCCGTGCTGGACAAGGACCACAACAAGGAACAAGTGTACACCATCGAAATCGGCTCCGAGCTCGCTCTGCCCGACAGCGGACTGGTTCTGAAGGTGAGAAATTTTCTGCCGGCGTTCATCATGGATGGTACCACCATGACCTCCGCCTCCAATGAAACCAGAAATCCGGCCGCGCAAATCGTCATCAGCGAAGGGAAAGCAGAAGTTTTCAAGGGGTGGCTGTTCAGTCTCTATCCAGGAACTCATGCCTTTCAGCACCCCCGATACAGCTTCACTCTCGTTGATTTTGTCCCGGCCATAGCAAAAAAAGATTGA